From one Plasmodium coatneyi strain Hackeri chromosome 9, complete sequence genomic stretch:
- a CDS encoding Variable surface protein Vir7-like, whose amino-acid sequence MAGAKATEQHLALLPSRKDLYEKMSRGEDSTDCAYPDKKENAKKQLGSYLKEEDSEEYSEKILKAWCRVHRTGRVTKSNDDLCYALYYTIGNIVSQHVLHADSFSSAMDAVYSELGKLVNGTKCGKICHSINKDQFDWKKITYDYTEDRVLMESYLSAMGNSCNEAFLKHLQNINEAYKAVHPTCKDSTSGTCCKQFQEIFERNQRGETLKLDCELVPGSSGTGSTGNQNTGSPRPGSTGTWNPGSSGSGSTGTWNPGSSGTGSTGNQNTGSPRPGSTGHQSPGSSGQASTATCSPGSCTNQAGSSGSFSDADLVDGVSGGEGKGGSDGGGSHRTEGQEAGNPGVVPAVTGALAAVGLPALAYFFYKYKSHLFFLKGNNSSSGGSRRKRSAIRRKFNEFDDDDDDYISTTEYSSEYSIPYTSSSR is encoded by the exons atggCAGGGGCGAAGGCAACG gaaCAACACTTGGCTCTATTACCTTCAAGGAAGGATTTATATGAGAAAATGAGTAGGGGAGAAGATTCCACGGACTGTGCATATCcggacaaaaaggaaaatgctaAAAAACAACTAGGAAGTTACCTCAAAGAGGAAGATTCCGAAGAATATTCCGAGAAGATTTTGAAGGCGTGGTGTCGTGTACATAGAACAGGACGAGTCACTAAGTCCAATGATGATCTTTGCTATGCCCTCTACTATACAATAGGAAATATAGTGTCGCAGCACGTGCTACATGCTGATTCATTTTCAAGCGCCATGGATGCAGTTTACAGTGAATTGGGAAAATTAGTTAATGGGACTAAGTGTGGAAAAATATGCCATAGTATTAACAAAGATCAATTCGActggaagaaaataacatATGACTACACTGAGGACCGCGTACTTATGGAAAGTTACTTAAGTGCAATGGGAAATTCCTGCAATGAAGCGTTCCTCAAGCACCTTCAAAATATTAATGAAGCTTATAAGGCTGTACATCCCACTTGTAAGGATAGTACAAGTGGCACATGTTGTAAACAATTTCAGGAAATATTTGAAAGGAACCAAAGGGGAGAAACCTTAAAATTAGACTGTGAGTTAGtgccaggttcttccggtaccGGTAGTACTGGCAAccagaacactggtagtccaagaccaggttctactggaacttggaatccaggttcttccggttccggttccacgggaacctggaatccaggttcatCAGGTACTGGTTCTACTGGCAATcagaacactggtagtccaagaccaggtTCCACTGGACACCAATCTCCTGGTTCCTCTGGACAAGCTTCCACTGCAACATGCAGTCCAGGTTCCTGTACAAatcaagctggtagtagtggttcTTTTTCCGATGCCGATTTGGTAGATGGTGTCTctggaggggaaggaaagggagggagtgatggtggtggtagtcacagaacAGAAGGGCAGGAAGCTGGTAATCCTGGTGTTGTTCCTGCTGTGACAGgtgcattagctgcagtaggaCTACCTGCCttagcatactttttttacaagtataaatcacacctcttcttccttaaggggaataactcctcttctggaggaagcagaagaaaaagatctGCCATTAGGAGaaaatttaatgagtttgatgatgacgacgacgactACATCTCAACAACGGAATATTCgtcagaatattccatcccaTATACATCATCATCCAGATGA
- a CDS encoding Variable surface protein Vir7-like protein, translated as KHDLTNVRSSATIYSKFDGASNYCAHNSTKKIDEIWVQQQLHDSYTSDITNACCVAGTMDQRDPYYIGRYHFLLYWIVEELLKELQDSRFITVMKKICEELQRLNTENEIKIICSDISESILKQRKKIYEYFWDYKEIKQQLESGAQYCDSEYCNYLSDILSTYSTVNDTCPESGDNSSEYCTQFRKMFIGYDHSTMQNLKSKLVTQTKTTVDAHISSDLSSQQDIQPMEWRNSSSPTATTISSALVPTIGIPAIAFFLYKYTNLFSGIRNTFRGSNNRSRSGRSKRFTERNLDASITTESTFGSTDTSTHYSTDNSTIYDRPLKGRANNTRQRQKNISYYPT; from the exons AAGCACGATTTGACAAATGTACGATCAAGTGCAACTATCTATAGTAAATTTGACGGAGCCTCAAATTACTGTGCTCATAATTCcaccaaaaaaatagatgaaATATGGGTCCAGCAGCAACTCCATGATAGTTATACAAGTGACATTACAAATGCTTGCTGTGTAGCAGGAACAATGGATCAGAGGGATCCATACTACATTGGGCGTTACCATTTTCTGCTTTACTGGATCGTAGAGGAATTATTGAAGGAATTGCAGGATAGTAGGTTCATAAcagttatgaaaaaaatctgCGAAGAATTACAAAGGTTAAATACTGAGaatgaaattaaaattatatgcTCCGATATTAGTGAAAGTATTTTAaaacagaggaaaaaaatttatgagtACTTTTGGGACTATAAAGAGATAAAGCAGCAATTGGAGTCTGGTGCCCAGTATTGTGATTCGGAGTATTGTAATTACCTGAGTGATATACTTTCAACGTATAGTACAGTGAACGATACTTGTCCAGAAAGTGGTGACAACAGTAGTGAATACTGCACCCAATTTAGGAAGATGTTTATAGGATATGATCATAGCACGATGCAAAACTTAAAATCTAAATTAGTGACGCAAACAAAAACTACGGTGGATGCACATATCTCATCGGATTTATCTTCCCAGCAGGACATTCAACCCATGGAATGGAGGAATTCATCATCTCCCACTGCAACTACCATATCCTCTGCATTGGTCCCTACAATTGGAATACCTGCcatcgcattttttttatataag TATACAAACTTATTCTCTGGAATACGTAACACTTTTCGTGGAAGCAACAATCGAAgcagaagtggaagaagtaaaagattCACTGAACGCAACTTGGATGCTTCCATAACAACCGAATCAACATTCGGTTCCACTGATACTTCTACACATTATTcaacagacaattctaccatatatgatagaCCACTTAAGggaagagcaaataataCACGTCAGAGGCAGAAAAATATTAGTTACTATCCTACGTAA
- a CDS encoding KIR protein: MSISLPSSQAYDNFNDNWDTYCGVPAVSTIKNSLRTTLQEHPNTQSSLNQILGAWYYVNRGMGKQNPSYTDRCAFFYYWLGDMIYGKLSVVTSFQEFMNKIWGILGSSPWDNKCTPTYSNIKGHDFIQRKQIFDYYYNFNNICKSIGDSSSDYGMYSTSLGKVPEAYGRMNSYCGREPDKDPYCNEFQEKYEKYLKRILSKETCIEINKPGSSGPGSTGQQSPGSSVPGSTGTWNLGSSGTGSTGTCSPGPCPNQAGSSRSFSDADIVDGVSGGEGKGGSDDGGSHRKEGEEEGSSNVTSIAVPSALAAVGLPALAYFFYKYKSHLFLSSFLKGNNSSSGRSRRKSSLRREFNEFEEEHDDYTSTSEYDSTNSSEYSISYTSSSSSR; this comes from the coding sequence ATGTCGATTAGTTTACCTTCAAGTCAGGCGTATGATAATTTTAACGATAATTGGGATACATACTGTGGTGTCCCAGCAGTGAGCACCATAAAGAACAGTCTAAGAACTACATTGCAGGAGCATCCAAATACTCAAAGCTCTTTGAATCAAATTCTAGGAGCTTGGTATTATGTGAACAGAGGAATGGGTAAACAGAATCCATCCTATACAGATCGATGtgccttcttttattactggCTGGGGGATATGATATATGGAAAATTGAGCGTTGTTACATCATTCCAGGAatttatgaataaaatatggGGAATATTAGGATCGTCCCCATGGGACAATAAGTGTACGCCTACATATAGCAACATCAAAGGGCATGACTTTATACAGAGGAAACAAATATTCGACTactattataattttaataatatatgcaaaagTATAGGGGACAGTAGTTCGGACTATGGAATGTATTCCACTTCCTTAGGGAAAGTTCCTGAAGCCTATGGACGCATGAACAGTTACTGTGGGAGGGAACCTGATAAGGATCCATATTGTAATGAATTCCAGGAGAAATACGAAAAATACCTTAAGAGAATATTATCAAAAGAAACGTGCattgaaataaataaacctGGTTCTTCTGGACCAGGTTCTACCGGACAGCAGTCTCCCGGTTCTTCTGTACCCGGCAGtactggaacctggaatcTAGGTTCTTCTGGCACCGGTTCTACTGGAACTTGCAGTCCAGGTCCATGTCCAAACCAGGCCGGTTCATCTCGTTCGTTTTCGGATGCCGATATAGTGgatggtgtctctggtggagaaggaaagggaggaagtgacgatggtggtagtcacagaaaagaaggggaagaagaaggtagCAGCAACGTCACTTCCATtgcagttccttctgcattagctgcagtaggattacctgccttagcatactttttttacaagtataaatcacacctcttcctctcttccttccttaaggggaataactcctcttctggaagaagcagaaggaaaagttcccttaggagagaatttaatgagtttgAGGAGGAGCACGACGACTACACGTCAACATCGGAATATGATTCAACTAATTCGTCTGAATATTCAATCTCGTAtacctcatcatcatcatccagatga
- a CDS encoding SICA antigen → MWKEVQDRIGPLLRTMSNTSENVDQYCNDVPCENDATICPNRVACQYIARGLKGIYGNTERKSDTGASKVNNRKFRATMDCVLLNALIQKLEEKKSPCKVKDGIERAFSANDQIKASACGQDPNCDLCTQEDYKKCKINEYGDLEQKVKTKVEKDSNIQTTLDSICPPPCPSTSGTATLGEWFTRFSHNVTGDDKKQYDKLESMLDLCNPEHDDNNIGLENYEEFCKMMLRNVMLVSTPGNQDQKQGKQMPCIKSVKGIPLCKLLRVWMWYMDWFCVPEAVIEHVLEAVKQVMAILYSGQNYVDCTYDAAPKIPERKGNDMESEVYRLFYTSELHNKIKALTNKEWCKKAPADSGPGRADLRPADHVVDGDKLQKLKDFIKPIEEELQEEEKAEKPAPDPGKPPRPPAQDITTGDTRSESEEQSPKKTPEKEEDSNSKSNKLKDEYDNINDLIHFLDSSESHNDDTEKSSDEPGSPEKEAVATEDSSEDEQGEDADEGVPKQDEPDEPALPPPAQEGPGGGAGATAVLESPKAAKLTDKMDNPIFPYLPLAPAMIGISIMSYLLWKYFGMLRKTRKRYRRVRKALGPTLEHQLVDHVDHPGPHAYALVKERKPRSTPIKRRKKRGLGCPRAGRRRGVRRRTIIDIHLEVLDECQKGGLHSTKEDFFEILVQEFMGYGFLEEENVPKEQVPCLDSGFRVDVPREDVPSSVSGFREGRLCS, encoded by the exons ATGTGGAAAGAAGTCCAAGATAGGATCGGCCCACTCCTGCGCACCATGTCTAATACAAGTGAAAATGTTGACCAATACTGTAATGATGTTCCATGTGAGAATGATGCAACGATATGCCCAAACAGAGTAGCATGCCAATATATTGCCAGAGGTTTAAAAGGTATATATGGAAATACAGAACGGAAAAGCGATACGGGGGCAAGCAAAGTGAATAATAGAAAATTTAGAGCTACTATGGATTGTGTCCTACTAAATGCattaatacaaaaattagaggagaaaaaatctCCCTGCAAAGTGAAGGATGGCATAGAGCGTGCATTTAGTGCCAATGATCAAATTAAAGCATCTGCATGCGGGCAGGATCCTAATTGTGATTTGTGCACTCAGGAAgactataaaaaatgtaaaataaacGAATATGGAGACCTAGagcaaaaagtaaaaacgaaGGTCGAAAAAGACAGCAACATACAGACAACTCTGGATTCTATATGTCCACCACCATGTCCCTCCACCTCTGGAACAG CCACTCTTGGGGAATGGTTCACACGTTTTTCACATAATGTAACTGGTGATGACAAGAAACAGTATGACAAGCTGGAAAGTATGTTAGATTTGTGCAATCCTGAGCACGATGATAATAACATAGGTCTAGAGAATTATGAagaattttgtaaaatgatGCTGAGGAACGTTATGTTAGTGAGCACCCCGGGAAATCAAGATCAGAAGCAGGGGAAGCAGATGCCATGTATAAAGAGCGTAAAAGGAATTCCCTTATGTAAACTATTAAGAGTATGGATGTGGTATATGGACTGGTTCTGCGTACCGGAAGCAGTTATAGAACATGTCCTTGAAGCTGTAAAACAAGTGATGGCAATATTATATAGCGGTCAGAACTATGTAGACTGCACTTATGATGCTGCACCCAAGATTCctgaaagaaagggaaacgATATGGAAAGTGAAGTGTACCGCCTATTTTACACAAGTGAGTTgcataataaaataaaagcattAACTAATAAAGAATGGTGCAAAAAGGCACCTGCGGATTCAGGCCCTGGACGGGCGGATCTCAGACCGGCTGATCATGTGGTCGACGGTgataaattacaaaaattgaaggattTCATTAAACCAATTGAAGAGGAACTgcaagaggaggaaaaggcaGAGAAGCCAGCACCAGATCCAGGGAAGCCTCCACGCCCCCCTGCTCAGGATATTACTACGGGGGACACTAGAAGTGAATCAGAAGAACAATCCCCTAAGAAGACACctgaaaaggaggaagattcGAACAGTAAGAGCAATAAACTTAAGGACGAGTACGATAATATAAATGACCTTATTCATTTCCTTGATTCGTCCGAAA GTCACAATGATGATACAGAAAAGAGCTCTGATGAACCAGGTTCCCCAGAGAAAGAAGCTGTAGCGACTGAAGATTCATCAGAAGACGAGCAAGGCGAAGATGCTGATGAGGGTGTTCCTAAGCAAGATGAACCTGATGAACCTGCTCTTCCACCCCCAGCACAAGAAGGACCAGGTGGAGGAGCTGGGGCAACAGCAGTTTTAGAATCACCCAAGGCTGCCAAACTTACTGACAAGATGGACAACCCCATCTTTCCTTACCTCCCTCTTGCTCCTGCCATGATTGGAATTTCTATTATGAGCTACTTGCtatggaag tactttggaatgcttcgtaagacaagaaaacgttacagaagggTTCGTAAAGCACTTGGTCCAACTTTGGAACATCAGCttgttgaccatgtggaccatcctggtccacatgcatatgccttagtaaaggaacgcaaacctcgttcaacgcctataaaaaggaggaaaaaacggggcCTCGGTTGTCCCCGTGCTGGTCGTCGTCGcggtgtacgtcgccgcaccattattgatattcatttagaagtcttagacgaatgtcaaaaggggggcctgcattcgacgaaggaagacttttttgaaattttggttcaagaatttatgggttACGGATttttagaggaagaaaatgttcctaaggaacaggttccatgtttagattccgggtttagggttgatgttcctagggaagatgttccaagttcagttTCCGGGTTtagagaaggaagactttgttcctaa